In Halobaculum sp. XH14, a single genomic region encodes these proteins:
- the cca gene encoding CCA tRNA nucleotidyltransferase, translated as MTETDLDALLARVGERVRPDEAERERLAEAAADLSARAAAAVAELPAPANEAEVLQVGSTARGTWLAGDRDIDLFVRFPTDVDEADLETYGLRVGHAALPGGREEYAEHPYVKGRYEGFDVDLVPCYDVESAADIRSSVDRTPFHNAYLDARIDEALAGDVRTFKRFLKGIGVYGSDLRTQGFSGYIAELLVLDHGGLRPLLEAAADWTPQVTIDPENHGRGSFDDPLVVYDPTDPERNVAAVLSRDNLARFQHHARKLLEDPRDEAFFPPKREPMGEADVREHVGRRGTVPVAVAFDAPDIVDDQLYPQLRRSLDGLERELSGRGFEVVRSTTAATDGGDVGDADGRRGMLLFELTHRRLPAVERHDGPPVHVREHAEGFFDKYAGTDAYGPFVEDGRYVVEREREEPDAVALLESDRLFDAALGTRVESALRGGYDVLAGEAVATLAEEFGDDLRAYFAPTI; from the coding sequence ATGACCGAGACGGACCTCGACGCGCTCCTGGCCCGCGTCGGCGAACGGGTGCGGCCCGACGAGGCCGAGCGCGAGCGGCTCGCCGAGGCGGCGGCCGACCTCTCCGCCCGGGCCGCGGCCGCCGTCGCGGAGCTCCCCGCGCCGGCGAACGAGGCCGAGGTGCTCCAGGTCGGCTCGACGGCCCGGGGGACGTGGCTCGCCGGCGACCGCGACATCGACCTCTTCGTCCGATTCCCGACCGATGTCGACGAAGCTGACCTCGAGACGTACGGCCTCCGCGTCGGCCACGCCGCGCTCCCCGGAGGACGCGAGGAGTACGCCGAACACCCGTACGTGAAGGGGCGCTACGAGGGGTTCGACGTGGACCTGGTCCCCTGTTACGACGTGGAGAGCGCGGCGGACATCCGGTCCTCGGTGGACCGCACGCCGTTCCACAACGCCTACCTCGACGCGCGGATCGACGAGGCGCTCGCGGGCGACGTTCGAACGTTCAAGCGATTCCTCAAGGGGATCGGCGTGTACGGCAGCGACCTCCGGACCCAGGGGTTTTCGGGCTACATCGCCGAACTGCTCGTCCTCGACCACGGCGGGCTCCGGCCGCTGCTGGAGGCCGCCGCCGACTGGACGCCGCAGGTCACGATCGACCCCGAGAACCACGGGCGGGGCTCGTTCGACGATCCGCTCGTGGTCTACGATCCGACCGATCCCGAGCGGAACGTCGCCGCCGTCCTCTCGCGCGACAACCTCGCGCGCTTCCAGCACCACGCCCGGAAGTTGCTCGAGGATCCACGCGATGAGGCGTTCTTTCCTCCGAAACGGGAGCCGATGGGCGAGGCTGACGTCCGCGAACACGTCGGCCGGCGCGGCACCGTTCCGGTCGCCGTCGCCTTCGACGCGCCGGACATCGTGGACGACCAGCTCTACCCGCAGCTCCGCCGGTCGCTCGACGGACTGGAACGGGAACTGTCCGGCCGCGGCTTCGAGGTGGTCCGGTCGACGACCGCCGCCACCGACGGTGGCGACGTGGGCGACGCCGACGGCCGACGCGGGATGCTCCTGTTCGAACTCACACACCGCCGGCTGCCGGCGGTCGAACGCCACGACGGCCCGCCGGTCCACGTCCGGGAGCACGCGGAGGGGTTCTTCGACAAGTACGCCGGGACCGACGCGTACGGCCCGTTCGTGGAGGACGGCCGGTACGTGGTCGAGCGCGAGCGCGAGGAGCCGGACGCCGTCGCGCTGCTGGAGTCCGACCGGCTGTTCGACGCCGCGCTCGGCACCCGCGTCGAGTCGGCGCTCCGCGGGGGGTACGACGTGCTCGCGGGGGAGGCGGTGGCCACGCTGGCGGAGGAGTTCGGCGACGACCTGCGGGCGTACTTCGCGCCGACGATCTAG